One region of Pelagicoccus sp. SDUM812003 genomic DNA includes:
- a CDS encoding transposase — protein MNTNTTAHTIGLDLSDRKVAVCVLDASGSIVEERSLPNEPASYKLLARTYPQSNAILETGSHSPWVSRLLTAEGLKPIVANARKLRSIYQNDRKSDRNDARMLARLGRVDPSLLHPVRHRSEDAQRDLVRIKTRDALVSARVDMMNSVRFLLKGLGVRVPDGVNASCFVRRTRAAVDAEHCDLVEPLLLSIDELTDKIKRHERLLRKLAEEKYPATKLLETVHGVGPITSLFFAVAIEDPSR, from the coding sequence ATGAATACCAACACTACAGCTCACACCATTGGCCTAGATCTATCCGACCGCAAGGTCGCAGTTTGCGTGCTCGACGCTAGCGGCAGCATCGTCGAGGAACGATCCCTCCCCAACGAGCCGGCAAGCTACAAGCTGCTGGCCAGAACGTATCCACAATCCAACGCCATACTCGAGACCGGTTCACACTCCCCGTGGGTGAGCAGGCTGCTGACCGCCGAGGGGCTCAAGCCGATAGTCGCCAACGCCAGGAAGCTGAGGTCGATCTACCAGAACGACCGAAAGAGCGACCGCAACGACGCGCGCATGCTCGCGAGGCTAGGAAGGGTCGACCCCTCCCTGCTCCATCCAGTGAGGCACAGGAGCGAGGACGCCCAGCGCGACCTGGTCAGGATCAAGACCCGCGACGCCCTGGTCAGCGCCAGGGTCGACATGATGAACTCGGTCAGATTCCTCCTCAAGGGCCTTGGAGTCCGCGTCCCAGACGGCGTCAACGCCTCCTGCTTCGTCCGCAGGACCCGAGCGGCGGTCGACGCCGAGCACTGCGATCTGGTCGAACCGCTGCTGCTCTCCATCGACGAGCTTACCGACAAGATCAAAAGGCACGAGAGGCTGCTGCGAAAGCTCGCCGAGGAGAAGTACCCGGCGACCAAGCTGCTGGAGACCGTCCACGGGGTCGGGCCGATAACGTCCCTCTTCTTCGCCGTCGCCATCGAGGACCCCTCCCG